The Candidatus Zymogenaceae bacterium sequence GATCGTCTGAATGCAGTTCTTCGTCATCTCATAGATGGCGTGCGATCGCTCCTCCATGATGGTTAAAAATATTTCTTCCTTGTTGGGAAAGTGAGCGTACAGTCCCCCCACGCTCACCCGAGCCCCGTCTGCGATGAGATGAGTGGTGGTCTCCTCAAATCCCACATCCGTAAACAGCTCCTTGGCTGACTGGAGGATTCTCCTCCGGGTTTCCCGGGAGCGCTCCTGCACCGGTTGTTTTCCCCGGACGGCTGCCGGGCCGTATTCTTCTGCGTTCATCTGTTTCATTCGGTGTCTGTTCCTGTCGGTCGATCACGCGTCCGGTGCGCGTGAGGGCGAAGATCGACACGGCTGTTGCATGCGATTCGATGCTTCTATTATAGGTATATGTCCCTACGGGTCGATCGTCCGGTCCGGTGTGTATGAAGGCAAAACCGGGAGAGAATCGACACGGCTTTTTGTACGCGGTTCGATGCTCTTTCTCTGTTCCTTCCTGCCGGTTGCTTTTTTTCGTGGCGAATCGATGCCCCTTCTCTGTCCCTGTATATTCTTTACATTTTCGATATCCTTATCATCTTTTATATCCGAAGGTGTCTGACCTGTCAAACAAAAACCGACGTCGAGTTCTATTTTTTATTGACAATCCGAATCCGACGTCGTATTATTTTTGTTGTGAGGGAAGACAGGTATCAAAGCGGGTACCGGATTTGCGGTATTGAATTATACGAACGCAACAAAAAATTCGCGGAGGGATATGATGGACGACGAACGAAAGCAACAGCTTCAGGCGACGGTGGAGGGATTGTGGGGCGTGATGAAGGATTTCGGCAAGACGGGTGAGGAGGCCATCCCCGCCGAGGAGGCCGCCGAGGAGCGGAGGGCCCTGGCGCGGCGGATCGGGCGGCTCTACCTAGCGTTTGCCCGGGTCCTGATAAAGCACTTGGGAGAGGATGAGGCGAGATCGGCCATCATGGAGGCCATGCGGGACTACTCCATGCAGTGCGCCGAGGCCCGGAAGGCGGGGATGATGGACCTGCCCCAGCGGGGCATCCATAAAACCTCGGAGATCGTCGGCGAGGGCGGGGCGAGGCGGCTTGTGAGCACCGGGTGCGGCATCGCCCAGGAGTTTCGCCGCCAGGACGAGGAAAAGCTGGGAGCGCTCTATTGCTACGTAGATCCCTGCTCGTTCATGTTCACCATTCCGAACATCAAGCTCTATCACACCAAAATGGAACCGTTGGGGGACGACTGCTGCGAGTTCGACCTGGGCATTGCGTCCGATGACGAGATGGCTGCGGTCACCGAGCCGGGACGGGACTACGGATTTGTAGACCCGATCATTGAGGAGCGGGCGCAGGGGGATCTCCTGAAGCACAAGAAATAGCACCCGCACAACGCCGCGCACGCGTCTGAATCGTTGTGACCGACGGTGGCCGAATCCTTGGGTCCACGGGCACGATCCACGGGCATCGGGGATGGAGGGAACGATTCGATCTCGAGGTGGGTGAAAAGAGGCGTCGATTATACATCTCAAAACCGTCCGGACGCCCGGCGCGACGGATGGTCCGGGGTCGGGAGGCCGGTCTCGGGGAGATATAGCGATACGCGGGACATGACGGCACGAATTGATTCTATACGAAAAAAATGAAAAAACTGAAAGGAAGATATCATGGCGGAAACATATCACGATACCGACGTCCTGGTGATGGGCGGCGGCGGCGCGGGGTTTCGGGCCGCCATCGAAGCGGCTCATTCCGGCGTCCATGTGACTCTGGTCAGCAAGGGGCCGCTCGCCCGGTCCGGGGCAAGCCCCATGGCCGGGGCGGACTTCAC is a genomic window containing:
- a CDS encoding L-2-amino-thiazoline-4-carboxylic acid hydrolase, with the translated sequence MDDERKQQLQATVEGLWGVMKDFGKTGEEAIPAEEAAEERRALARRIGRLYLAFARVLIKHLGEDEARSAIMEAMRDYSMQCAEARKAGMMDLPQRGIHKTSEIVGEGGARRLVSTGCGIAQEFRRQDEEKLGALYCYVDPCSFMFTIPNIKLYHTKMEPLGDDCCEFDLGIASDDEMAAVTEPGRDYGFVDPIIEERAQGDLLKHKK